From Chloroflexota bacterium, a single genomic window includes:
- the gndA gene encoding NADP-dependent phosphogluconate dehydrogenase, with product MPATAAAGLIGLGVMGRNLALNIASRGFPLAVYNRTYSRTTEFLEREASETDIRGVEHLDDFVDALERPRRVILMVDAGRAVDAVLDQLIPLLDPGDTVVDGGNSFYVDTERRIDVVEGARMRYLGTGISGGETGARYGPSIMPGGDEDAYARLEPILTRIAAQVDDGPCVTHVGRRSAGHYVKMVHNGIEYGDMQLIAEAYSFLAAAGYRPDELAGIFSAWNETDLESYLIEITADIFRVRDADGDGFLVDAILDQAGQKGTGRWTSRDALDLGTPIPTIDAAVWSRHISALKDERVAAAPLLRPDGAPRIERFDGLVEAVRLALYAAKVCSYAQGMSLLRAASEAYAYELEPAELARIWKGGCIIRARLLGDIQRAFASDPLLVNLLLDEEFRSQLAEADESWRRVVTSAKNAGLPFAAMSASLDYYDAYRSDRLPMNLTQAQRDYFGAHTYRRVDRQGVFHTQWEQGADTGAASSNPADA from the coding sequence ATGCCTGCCACCGCCGCCGCCGGATTGATCGGCTTGGGCGTCATGGGTCGCAACCTCGCCCTGAACATCGCCTCGCGCGGATTCCCGCTCGCGGTCTACAACCGCACCTACAGCCGGACGACGGAATTCCTGGAGCGCGAGGCGTCCGAAACTGACATTCGGGGTGTCGAGCATCTGGACGATTTCGTCGACGCGTTGGAGCGCCCGCGACGGGTGATCTTGATGGTCGATGCGGGACGCGCCGTGGACGCCGTGCTGGATCAGCTGATTCCGCTGCTCGATCCCGGCGACACGGTTGTGGACGGCGGGAATTCCTTTTATGTCGACACCGAGCGCCGCATCGATGTCGTCGAGGGCGCCCGGATGCGCTACCTGGGAACCGGCATCAGCGGCGGCGAGACGGGCGCGCGCTACGGTCCCTCGATCATGCCCGGCGGCGACGAGGATGCTTATGCGCGGCTGGAGCCCATCCTCACCCGGATCGCCGCCCAGGTGGACGACGGCCCATGCGTGACCCATGTGGGGCGCCGAAGCGCCGGGCATTATGTCAAGATGGTCCACAACGGCATCGAATATGGCGACATGCAGCTCATCGCCGAGGCCTACAGCTTTCTGGCCGCGGCGGGCTATCGACCCGACGAACTTGCCGGCATTTTCTCCGCTTGGAACGAGACCGACCTCGAGTCCTATCTGATTGAAATCACGGCGGACATCTTCAGGGTGCGGGACGCCGACGGCGACGGGTTCCTGGTCGACGCCATTCTCGATCAGGCTGGCCAAAAGGGCACCGGCCGCTGGACCTCCCGCGACGCGCTCGACCTGGGCACGCCGATCCCAACCATCGACGCCGCCGTGTGGTCGCGCCACATCTCGGCGCTCAAGGATGAACGCGTCGCGGCGGCGCCGCTGCTCCGGCCCGACGGCGCCCCGCGAATCGAACGCTTCGACGGACTCGTCGAAGCTGTGCGCCTGGCGCTCTATGCGGCCAAGGTGTGCTCCTACGCTCAGGGCATGTCCCTGCTGCGGGCCGCATCCGAGGCCTACGCCTACGAGCTAGAGCCCGCGGAGCTGGCGCGTATCTGGAAGGGCGGCTGCATCATTCGCGCCCGCCTGCTGGGGGACATCCAACGGGCCTTCGCCTCGGACCCATTGCTGGTAAATCTCTTGCTGGACGAGGAGTTTCGGTCGCAGCTTGCCGAGGCTGACGAAAGCTGGCGCCGGGTCGTGACCAGCGCCAAGAACGCCGGGCTGCCGTTCGCCGCCATGAGCGCCTCGCTGGACTACTACGACGCCTACCGCTCGGACCGTCTGCCGATGAACCTCACGCAGGCCCAGCGGGACTACTTCGGCGCGCACACCTACCGGCGCGTCGACCGGCAGGGCGTGTTCCACACGCAATGGGAGCAGGGAGCGGACACCGGCGCGGCCAGCAGCAATCCGGCTGACGCGTGA
- a CDS encoding acetamidase/formamidase family protein, with product MNSEVERQRISARHATCEFDADASPVVWVPSHARLTVEARDAYDGHCDDLDVDAFARRRTPGRMNPCTGPIGVTDAAPGDTLRVAIEAIRLSPRGYVAALPGTGILGNQPVDPGIEPFDVEGDDVQFAGRVTLPARPMVGTIGVAPAAGSIMTLSLGDHGGNLDFNEITAGTTVYLPVRAPGALFGIGDVHATMGDAEAHSGVNITAEIDVTLDVLRAESLEWPWFETATHVMTVGVADDLTEALRLATAAMEERLVRDLGITPTQARMLSGAAVDLKLGQAGGYGVPVSAYARFPKSAL from the coding sequence GTGAATTCAGAAGTCGAGCGCCAGCGCATCTCGGCGCGTCATGCGACCTGCGAATTCGACGCGGACGCGTCGCCGGTCGTCTGGGTTCCTTCGCACGCTCGCCTCACGGTCGAGGCCCGCGACGCCTACGACGGGCATTGTGACGATCTCGATGTCGACGCCTTTGCCCGGCGACGCACGCCCGGTCGCATGAATCCGTGCACGGGACCGATCGGCGTGACGGATGCGGCGCCCGGCGACACGCTGCGGGTGGCGATCGAGGCGATTCGGCTCTCACCACGGGGATACGTGGCGGCGCTGCCGGGTACCGGCATCCTTGGCAATCAACCGGTGGATCCGGGCATCGAGCCCTTCGACGTGGAAGGCGACGACGTTCAGTTCGCGGGTCGTGTCACTCTGCCGGCGCGCCCGATGGTGGGCACGATCGGCGTAGCGCCGGCCGCGGGCAGCATCATGACCCTCAGCCTCGGCGACCACGGCGGCAATTTGGACTTCAACGAGATCACCGCGGGCACGACCGTGTATCTGCCGGTGCGCGCGCCAGGGGCGCTGTTCGGCATCGGCGACGTCCACGCCACCATGGGCGATGCCGAGGCGCACTCCGGGGTGAACATCACTGCCGAGATTGACGTGACGCTGGACGTGCTGCGCGCTGAGTCTCTCGAATGGCCCTGGTTCGAGACGGCGACGCATGTGATGACCGTGGGCGTCGCCGACGACCTGACCGAAGCGCTGCGACTGGCCACGGCGGCAATGGAGGAGCGGCTGGTGCGCGACCTGGGCATCACGCCAACCCAGGCCCGGATGCTGTCGGGTGCGGCGGTGGACCTGAAGCTTGGCCAGGCCGGCGGATACGGCGTGCCGGTGAGCGCCTATGCCCGGTTTCCGAAGTCGGCTCTCTAG